Proteins encoded by one window of Cellvibrio sp. KY-GH-1:
- the ahcY gene encoding adenosylhomocysteinase, translated as MSFTDYKVAAKTPEEFAKDAYWGRKEIEIAEGEMPALMALRRKYKDSKPLADARIIGCIHMTIQTAVLIETLVDLGAEVRWSSCNIFSTQDHAAAAIAAAGIPVFAWKGETEEEFWWCIEQTINKDGKVWNANMILDDGGDVTQIVHEKYPQMLDSIHGISEETTTGVHRLVEMLKKGTLKVPAINVNDAVTKSKNDNKYGCRHSLNDAIKRGTDHLLAGKKALVIGYGDVGKGSAASLRQEGMIVKVTEIDPICAMQACMDGFEVVSPYNDGINTGKFEDINHIVLGTTDLVVTTTGNVNVCDSAMLRALKNGAVVCNIGHFDSEIDTAFMRKNWEWEEVKPQVHKVYRDKATNNHLIILSEGRLVNLGNATGHPSRIMDGSFANQVLAQIYLYERQFAKLPAEQKAEHIYVRVLPKKLDEEVAKDMVEGFGGVITKLTTHQAEYIGVEVEGPFKPDSYKY; from the coding sequence ATGAGCTTCACCGACTATAAAGTTGCCGCCAAAACCCCCGAAGAGTTTGCTAAAGATGCGTACTGGGGCCGCAAGGAAATTGAAATCGCCGAAGGTGAAATGCCGGCACTGATGGCGCTGCGCCGCAAATACAAAGATTCAAAACCCCTGGCCGATGCGCGCATTATTGGCTGTATCCACATGACCATTCAAACCGCCGTGTTAATTGAAACTCTGGTGGATCTGGGCGCGGAAGTGCGCTGGTCATCGTGCAACATTTTTTCCACCCAGGATCACGCGGCAGCGGCAATCGCAGCAGCAGGTATTCCGGTATTTGCCTGGAAAGGCGAAACCGAAGAAGAGTTCTGGTGGTGCATCGAGCAGACCATCAACAAAGATGGCAAAGTCTGGAACGCCAACATGATTCTCGATGACGGCGGCGATGTAACCCAAATCGTGCACGAAAAATACCCGCAGATGCTCGACAGCATTCACGGCATCTCCGAAGAGACCACCACCGGTGTACACCGTTTGGTTGAGATGCTGAAAAAAGGCACTTTAAAAGTTCCCGCGATTAACGTGAACGATGCGGTGACCAAAAGCAAAAACGACAACAAATACGGTTGCCGTCACAGCTTGAATGACGCCATCAAACGCGGCACCGACCATTTGCTCGCCGGTAAAAAAGCCCTGGTCATTGGCTACGGCGATGTGGGTAAAGGTTCTGCTGCATCCCTGCGTCAGGAAGGCATGATCGTTAAAGTCACCGAGATTGATCCAATCTGTGCAATGCAAGCCTGCATGGATGGTTTTGAAGTGGTGTCGCCTTATAACGACGGCATCAACACTGGCAAATTTGAAGACATCAATCACATAGTACTCGGCACTACCGATTTAGTAGTGACTACCACGGGTAATGTGAACGTATGTGATTCGGCCATGCTGCGCGCCTTAAAGAACGGCGCCGTGGTGTGTAACATCGGTCACTTCGATAGCGAAATCGATACCGCGTTCATGCGCAAAAATTGGGAGTGGGAAGAAGTTAAACCGCAAGTACACAAGGTGTATCGCGATAAAGCCACTAACAATCATTTGATTATTTTGTCCGAAGGCCGCTTGGTAAACCTGGGCAACGCGACTGGTCACCCATCGCGCATTATGGATGGCTCCTTTGCCAATCAGGTACTCGCGCAAATTTATTTGTACGAGCGCCAATTTGCCAAGCTGCCCGCCGAGCAAAAAGCCGAGCACATTTACGTGCGCGTGCTGCCGAAGAAACTCGACGAAGAAGTGGCAAAAGACATGGTGGAAGGTTTCGGTGGCGTGATTACCAAACTTACCACTCACCAAGCCGAATACATCGGTGTGGAAGTGGAAGGTCCGTTTAAGCCGGATTCTTATAAGTATTAA